A window of Apium graveolens cultivar Ventura chromosome 8, ASM990537v1, whole genome shotgun sequence contains these coding sequences:
- the LOC141679160 gene encoding uncharacterized protein LOC141679160: MKSPTSVKQVQSLTGRIPALNRFVSKSSDRCKEFFKTIKGRGKDFLWTPECEEDFLKIKEQLGNPPMLAKPEDGETLILYLAVSEYSVSTVLVKEEASYQWPIYYVSKRLLDVETRYTYMDKLVYALILAARKLRPYFQAHRIEVRTAYPLRHILHKPESSWRMLKWAVDPGQFDLEYCPRTTIKGQALADFILEFDAEVDDKAIVLAKPTSQGSHWDEKRQELPHPWWILHVEGAVNNNGSGVGIVLITPEGHRLMSAIHFKLYATNNDAEYEALINGLKLALEVGAVNLIVLSDSELVVNQVNGGFQARGPRTELYMRCAQRLLKKISNARLESVPREENSNADALAKMGSQMDSIQLGQIPLGIQEIPSIPEVEVFQMQEIPQESWMTPIHNYIQTGAVPEDKLQVRRLRYQAAKYVEYDGVLFKRGFNQPLLRCVDMKEGNYILREVHEGICGNHSGGGSLALKVLRQGYY, from the coding sequence CCTGAGTGTGAAGAagattttctgaaaatcaaagagCAGTTGGGAAATCCTCCGATGTTAGCCAAACCAGAAGACGGAGAGACATTGATTCTTTATTTGGCGGTGTCGGAATATTCCGTCAGCACGGTATTGGTAAAGGAAGAAGCAAGCTACCAGTGGCCCATATACTATGTGAGCAAAAGGTTGTTGGATGTAGAAACCAGATATACCTACATGGATAAACTAGTGTACGCACTTATTCTTGCAGCACGAAAGCTAAGACCATACTTTCAGGCTCACCGAATAGAAGTTCGCACCGCTTATCCGCTTCGACATATTCTACATAAACCCGAATCATCATGGAGAATGTTAAAATGGGCAGTGGACCCGGGACAATTCGATTTGGAATATTGTCCTCGCACGACAATCAAGGGACAAGCGCTGGCTGATTTCATACTTGAGTTCGATGCAGAAGTCGATGATAAGGCCATAGTATTGGCAAAACCAACCTCACAAGGAAGTCATTGGGATGAAAAGAGGCAAGAACTCCCACACCCTTGGTGGATATTACATGTGGAAGGGGCCGTGAACAACAATGGATCAGGTGTCGGAATTGTCTTGATCACTCCGGAGGGACACCGTTTGATGAGTGCTATCCATTTCAAGTTATATGCTACtaacaatgatgctgagtatgaagcCTTGATCAACGGTCTGAAATTAGCTCTGGAGGTAGGGGCCGTGAATCTGATAGTTCTGAGCGATTCCGAATTAGTTGTGAACCAGGTCAACGGAGGTTTCCAAGCCCGGGGACCACGAACAGAGCTATATATGAGATGTGCGCAACGCCTACTGAAAAAAATTTCAAATGCCAGGCTAGAAAGCGTTCCGCGAGAAGAAAATAGTAATGCGGATGCTTTGGCCAAGATGGGGTCACAGATGGACAGCATTCAACTTGGACAAATCCCTTTGGGAATCCAAGAAATCCCAAGTATCCCAGAGGTGGAGGTGTTTCAGATGCAAGAAATCCCACAAGAAAGTTGGATGACCCCCATTCATAACTATATTCAAACAGGAGCTGTACCAGAAGACAAACTACAGGTTCGACGCCTTCGTTACCAGGCCGCAAAGTATGTCGAATATGACGGGGTACTATTCAAGAGAGGATTTAACCAGCCACTGTTACGTTGTGTGGATATGAAAGAAGGAAATTATATTCTCAGAGAGGTGCACGAAgggatttgtggcaatcactcggggggtggtTCCTTGGCATTAAAAGTGCTCAGACAAGGATATTACTGA